A part of Denitratisoma oestradiolicum genomic DNA contains:
- a CDS encoding FecR family protein: MRRPTAIKETLNKSPTVRAEPVEAQYWRGLHFDKLSANGLVQHFLKLLLLSLLSLWVAPALAEVAGRVTNISGPLFAVKSDGSRRVLSVASTVEQGDTLVTADKTYAKVKFADQAEVTMKPDSQMRIDTFSFDQKAPEKDSAVFGLLKGALRTITGLVGKRGNQDAYRLQTATATIGIRGTIYGATVCIPGACGGLPPGTYVDVIDGKVMVAPPPLPPLPPGVQPPPLPPPIVLSAGQFGFVPPAGPPQQLPGDPGVNKNFTPPASFQSSSNEGPKTAGSDTAGKKDDKSDQKDESKKDDKKDDKKDDKKDDKKDDKKDDKKDESQEKKKNVDCEVR; the protein is encoded by the coding sequence ATGCGAAGACCTACTGCAATTAAGGAAACGCTGAACAAGTCCCCAACCGTTCGGGCTGAGCCTGTCGAAGCCCAGTATTGGCGCGGCTTGCACTTCGACAAGCTCAGTGCGAACGGACTTGTTCAGCATTTTCTTAAGCTGCTACTGCTGTCGCTGCTGTCTTTGTGGGTGGCGCCGGCCCTGGCGGAAGTCGCCGGCCGGGTGACCAATATCTCCGGCCCCCTGTTCGCCGTCAAGAGTGATGGCTCCCGGCGGGTACTCTCGGTGGCATCCACCGTGGAACAGGGAGATACCTTGGTGACCGCCGACAAGACCTATGCCAAGGTCAAGTTTGCAGACCAGGCAGAGGTCACCATGAAACCCGACAGCCAGATGCGGATCGACACCTTTAGCTTCGATCAAAAGGCCCCGGAAAAGGACAGCGCGGTATTTGGACTGCTCAAGGGTGCCTTGCGGACCATCACCGGTCTGGTGGGCAAGCGTGGCAATCAGGATGCCTACCGTTTGCAGACGGCTACCGCGACCATCGGCATTAGGGGCACTATTTACGGGGCGACCGTCTGCATACCCGGCGCGTGCGGGGGCTTGCCCCCTGGCACTTATGTGGATGTGATCGACGGTAAGGTGATGGTTGCGCCGCCGCCGCTGCCGCCCCTGCCCCCCGGTGTGCAACCGCCGCCACTGCCTCCACCCATCGTGCTGAGCGCGGGGCAGTTCGGCTTTGTGCCACCCGCCGGCCCACCCCAGCAACTTCCCGGTGATCCCGGGGTGAACAAGAACTTCACTCCTCCGGCTTCCTTCCAGTCCAGCAGCAACGAAGGGCCAAAAACCGCCGGCAGTGACACGGCGGGCAAGAAGGACGATAAATCGGATCAGAAGGACGAAAGCAAGAAGGACGATAAAAAAGACGACAAGAAGGACGACAAGAAGGACGACAAGAAAGACGACAAGAAAGACGACAAGAAAGACGAGTCTCAGGAAAAGAAGAAGAATGTAGATTGCGAGGTGAGGTAG
- a CDS encoding two-partner secretion domain-containing protein, with amino-acid sequence MKARSARNQTATLRDSLRPRLMALAVASCFATAPAWSMPSGPQVVAGSASFSQSGNTLSITNVPGTIINWQSFSVSPLETTRFLQQNNLSAILNRVTGPDASQILGALQSNGRVYLINPNGIAFGPGARVDTQGLIASTLNISDKDFLAGKLNFEAGAVAGGIRNEGVLQTPRGGSIYLVASDIENAGIIHSPGGEVILAAGGSVQLVEAGHPDIQVVVSAPENKAVNLGQIVTEAGRTSLFGAVLQQKGRVSADAVETDEFGRIVFRASKRLELDSGSSTSADGLNRGGEVIMQGGDALIAKGTISTQASAPDGKGGFVDTSARWLDINQAKVNVGKGGTWLIDPYDIEIVAAVAQYGGLESYGGATVNYGGDSLTQILASTIVGQLDGGANVVIDTAYAPGGGTNAGSDAGNITVSSAIASVPTGSNQYLTLKANNNIVVNADITSTGNPLAINLIADQDSNGAGSITVAGSVSLVANNANVTFSAAQGIAIGANAKVSTVNIADSGGGQSDLSLTANAYGGTTGDFLLNSGARLLTGRDALVKGSNITIAGQIERRSGYVGQSAANLLADQDVLLTGAIRDYSEQGMDVALNSRVQDGATGAIKVSGVGSAIKTYGGDIKMVGGSSGTGAAVGHGGVLLDGVYISGATLDSGGGNITLKGTGTAGTSEANGVFVDGSSLSSAGGTVSITGTGGAGTTFNDGVDISTSSSITTTTGGISVFGTSGAGSGVSNHGVNINNTTTLSTGNGAISIVGYGAGVGGQSAGIQVGVGSMVTSSGTGAVSLAGYGGSSNSSPGINIMSSSTVRGTNGNLTVSGYASNTGSGGMDGVRIQNGVGAETFVGSLGTGTVTILGVGGSGGGGGVDVYTTNSYGDIKISSASVAASISIDGTSNSGSAGVSISIGDHAASGVLSSAGAPISLGGTSSTGNGLFLDNNYGGAAWILGGSNAGDLTLKAGSGSGDAISIDTNITVSGAAASKIILEPMSTSTNVSLGLGASGGFALSDIELADISGFGTWRIGTSNGSNGLNLAGDVNAGTAKLHLKAGSGGVTQTQDKIITAGGLAVSSLGNVVLNNFSGGGSGHAVTTLAAEVGDNSNQENHFYFTAANGLTVGEVDTLTAANGYGGISIAIGAGNYTAGTDDGVIMLKTLGTSAPPIAQTANGLLSGRAVYLSATGTGGTITLTEANPTGIVAATAYGGIAYSSANDIFLTTIDTFGNGITSTNGGAITLSSGGNIVQDAGYGGLTTTGNVSLAAVGSVIDISNAINAFSGDLYAVASGVATGGVKVKNTAAITVNSAVRAYGGGVWLDNGANSVSLGASGVVQGIGDGVAVLADSVSLGGASALIKAGAGDVMLMTDNLSIGSGTVESTAGGVHILPRSSGKEIEINTGACTAGRLCLQSADIDSASIVAGELAMGYDNTGNASPFPSVTLPASGSIYINDAINRGAGDLYLMSGGIISQLGAAPGAITADALGARGTSVSLWHSTGNLVNTFLAESTGGSITMLNGQALTVGTVTPFGDVTPIGGVHAYGGGITVQTSTGNLIVNAPISIQGTNGGMLNLVAGNGTTTIGAALTTSGSTLDGGISISGSGGVNINSSVTADGAEGYVSVSSSAGNIQVTAPVYASGTTGYASLVASSGAITVNGTSGRVAGDTTVTLNAGAGSINLSSTSGSGVIHGVTGVSLTATGATSDIIANPSSSLVLADTTTGNISFLAGRDIKLGTNANGSYADIFASTSGTVTLDAVRDILVDNFTYVWSGSGNVTLAAGRDLTIRSSVNSTPSWVWVNGSSNLYLTATTGSISVPAVGSGEFGGHVSTGAGGTLYATAATGISLTNSSNAVSKFSADNGSGNIVLNNTASPLTVMQITNDSGNVTIDNTGEVVIADTSCDCYDDIYAPLGSVSITAHSPLTLNALATIYGGTGVALTAGNDGLLTLASTSGITSGGSVVLTGGTVSNSASIENTSSNPLTPTITQTAAPTAPTLAQCTADPTISGCSTVLPSLTTCTTAPTTAGCSAVLPTLASCEATPTLAGCSAVLPSLATCTTAPTTAGCTAVLPTVESCATTPTLAGCTAVLPTVESCTTTPTLAGCTAVLPTLASCTTTPTLAGCTAVLPTVESCTTTPTLAGCTAVLPTVESCTTTPTLAGCTAVLPTLASCATTPTLAGCTAVLPTVESCTTTPTLAGCTAVLPTLASCTTTPTLAGCTAVLPTVASCTTTPTLAGCSAVLPTLASCAATPTLAGCSAVLPSLAICTTAPTTAGCSAVLPTVDSCVTNPTLAGCSAVLPTLASCATTPTLAGCSVVLPSLDTCTTAPTTAGCSAVLPSLASCTANASLPGCSVVLPSSDQSTAEQLACLTSASGCSGGSSTDGGTSSDDTVKTVVNQIEQAEQTITKETNISSTQPQQLASTSGGGGGAPLGTSNGGGGGEKSSTSKADSSGEGQPSGQKKEEDKDDKDKKKSEQTGGASGKKQESSNAKTYCN; translated from the coding sequence ATGAAAGCCAGGTCAGCCAGGAATCAAACCGCCACATTACGGGATTCGTTGCGTCCGCGCCTGATGGCGCTGGCGGTCGCGTCCTGCTTCGCCACGGCACCGGCCTGGTCCATGCCCTCCGGTCCCCAGGTGGTGGCAGGCTCAGCCTCCTTCAGCCAGAGCGGCAACACCCTCAGCATTACCAACGTCCCCGGCACTATCATCAACTGGCAGAGCTTTTCTGTCTCCCCCCTGGAAACCACCCGGTTCCTGCAACAGAACAACCTTTCCGCCATCCTCAATCGGGTCACCGGACCCGATGCCTCCCAGATTCTGGGTGCCTTGCAATCCAACGGCCGCGTCTACCTGATCAACCCCAATGGGATTGCTTTCGGTCCCGGCGCACGGGTGGATACCCAGGGCCTGATCGCCTCTACCCTCAACATTTCCGACAAGGACTTCCTTGCCGGCAAGCTCAACTTCGAAGCCGGCGCCGTAGCCGGCGGCATCCGCAATGAAGGTGTGTTGCAGACCCCCAGGGGTGGCAGCATTTACCTGGTGGCATCAGACATCGAGAACGCCGGCATCATCCATAGCCCCGGCGGCGAAGTGATCCTGGCTGCCGGTGGCAGCGTACAACTGGTGGAAGCCGGCCACCCCGACATCCAGGTGGTGGTTTCGGCTCCCGAGAACAAGGCGGTCAACCTGGGGCAGATCGTCACTGAGGCCGGTCGCACCAGCCTTTTCGGCGCCGTGTTGCAACAGAAGGGACGGGTTTCCGCCGATGCGGTGGAGACCGACGAATTCGGTCGCATTGTGTTCCGGGCCAGCAAGCGCCTGGAACTGGACAGCGGCAGCAGCACCTCTGCCGACGGGCTGAACCGGGGCGGCGAGGTCATTATGCAAGGGGGCGATGCGCTGATCGCCAAAGGGACCATCAGCACTCAGGCCAGCGCACCCGATGGCAAGGGCGGCTTTGTCGATACCTCGGCGCGGTGGCTGGATATCAATCAGGCCAAGGTCAATGTAGGCAAGGGTGGCACCTGGCTGATCGACCCCTACGACATCGAGATTGTCGCGGCAGTGGCTCAGTACGGTGGGCTTGAATCCTACGGCGGGGCAACGGTGAACTACGGCGGTGATTCGCTGACCCAGATTCTGGCCTCGACCATCGTTGGCCAACTGGATGGCGGTGCCAATGTGGTCATTGACACCGCCTATGCGCCGGGTGGCGGTACCAACGCCGGTTCCGATGCCGGCAACATCACGGTCAGCAGCGCCATTGCCAGCGTGCCTACGGGCAGTAACCAGTACCTGACCCTGAAGGCCAACAACAATATCGTCGTCAATGCGGATATCACTTCCACGGGGAATCCCCTGGCGATCAATTTGATCGCGGATCAGGATAGCAACGGCGCGGGCAGCATCACAGTGGCTGGGAGCGTTTCCCTGGTAGCCAATAACGCCAACGTCACCTTCTCTGCCGCCCAGGGCATCGCTATTGGTGCGAACGCCAAGGTCAGTACGGTCAATATTGCGGATTCCGGCGGTGGACAGTCTGACCTGAGTCTGACCGCGAATGCCTATGGTGGGACTACTGGCGACTTTTTGTTGAACTCTGGTGCCCGGTTGCTCACTGGCAGGGATGCCCTGGTCAAAGGTAGCAACATCACCATCGCGGGACAGATCGAGCGCCGCTCGGGTTATGTGGGCCAGTCAGCGGCAAATCTTCTGGCAGACCAGGACGTCCTTCTCACCGGTGCTATTCGTGACTACAGCGAACAGGGCATGGATGTCGCTCTGAATTCCAGGGTGCAGGATGGCGCGACGGGTGCCATTAAGGTCAGTGGTGTCGGCAGCGCAATCAAGACCTACGGCGGCGACATCAAAATGGTGGGTGGGAGTTCCGGCACTGGTGCGGCTGTGGGGCATGGTGGCGTATTGCTGGACGGTGTGTATATCTCGGGTGCCACACTGGATTCCGGTGGAGGCAACATTACCCTCAAGGGTACGGGGACTGCTGGTACGTCCGAGGCAAATGGTGTCTTTGTCGATGGATCCAGTCTGTCTTCCGCCGGCGGGACGGTGAGCATTACCGGCACCGGCGGTGCCGGTACGACATTCAACGATGGTGTGGATATTTCCACCAGTTCCTCCATTACTACCACGACCGGCGGCATCTCTGTTTTTGGTACTTCCGGTGCTGGATCCGGGGTTTCCAATCACGGTGTCAACATCAATAACACGACGACGCTGAGCACTGGCAATGGGGCGATTTCCATCGTTGGCTATGGCGCTGGGGTTGGTGGGCAGAGCGCCGGGATACAGGTTGGCGTGGGGTCCATGGTCACATCCAGCGGCACTGGCGCGGTGTCCCTCGCGGGCTATGGCGGTTCCTCCAACAGCAGCCCCGGCATCAACATCATGTCCAGCTCCACGGTTCGTGGAACCAATGGGAATTTGACGGTTTCTGGTTATGCCAGTAATACCGGCAGCGGAGGAATGGACGGGGTACGCATTCAGAACGGTGTCGGCGCCGAGACCTTTGTCGGCTCTCTCGGTACGGGTACCGTCACCATTCTGGGTGTCGGCGGTTCCGGCGGCGGCGGCGGGGTGGATGTCTATACCACGAACTCTTATGGGGACATCAAGATTTCCTCCGCCAGTGTTGCCGCCAGTATCTCCATCGACGGGACATCCAACAGCGGGAGTGCCGGCGTCAGCATCAGCATTGGCGACCACGCCGCCAGCGGGGTGCTGTCTTCTGCCGGGGCGCCCATATCCCTGGGGGGGACGAGTTCCACCGGCAACGGCCTTTTCCTGGACAACAACTATGGCGGCGCGGCCTGGATTCTGGGCGGATCCAATGCCGGCGATCTTACCCTGAAGGCCGGCAGCGGCTCGGGTGACGCCATCTCCATCGACACCAACATCACCGTCAGCGGCGCGGCGGCCAGCAAGATCATCCTTGAACCCATGAGCACGTCCACCAACGTGTCCCTGGGGCTTGGCGCCAGCGGAGGCTTCGCGTTATCCGATATCGAACTGGCGGACATCAGCGGTTTCGGCACCTGGCGGATTGGCACCAGTAATGGGAGCAATGGGTTGAACCTTGCCGGAGACGTGAATGCCGGCACGGCGAAACTCCATCTCAAGGCAGGAAGTGGCGGTGTGACCCAGACCCAGGACAAGATCATCACCGCCGGTGGCTTGGCAGTCAGCTCCCTGGGCAACGTGGTACTGAACAATTTCAGCGGTGGCGGCTCTGGTCACGCAGTCACTACCCTCGCGGCGGAAGTTGGCGATAACAGCAATCAGGAAAACCATTTCTACTTCACTGCCGCGAACGGCCTGACGGTGGGCGAGGTGGATACCCTGACTGCGGCCAATGGCTATGGAGGCATCTCGATCGCCATAGGGGCGGGTAATTACACCGCAGGCACCGACGACGGCGTGATCATGCTGAAGACCCTGGGCACCAGCGCTCCGCCCATCGCCCAGACGGCCAATGGCCTGTTGTCGGGGCGGGCGGTTTATTTGAGCGCAACGGGTACCGGCGGCACCATCACCCTGACGGAAGCCAATCCCACGGGAATCGTTGCGGCCACGGCTTATGGCGGCATCGCATACAGCAGCGCGAACGATATCTTCCTCACCACGATCGACACCTTTGGTAATGGCATCACCTCCACGAACGGTGGCGCCATCACGCTTTCTTCGGGCGGGAATATTGTCCAGGATGCGGGCTATGGTGGGCTGACGACCACAGGCAATGTCAGTCTGGCTGCCGTGGGGTCCGTGATCGATATCTCCAACGCGATCAATGCGTTCAGTGGCGACCTTTACGCCGTGGCATCGGGTGTCGCCACGGGGGGGGTCAAGGTGAAGAACACAGCGGCCATCACGGTCAATAGCGCAGTCAGGGCCTATGGCGGTGGCGTATGGCTGGACAACGGTGCCAACAGCGTTTCCCTGGGTGCCTCCGGGGTGGTCCAGGGGATAGGAGACGGTGTGGCGGTCCTGGCGGACAGCGTCAGCCTGGGGGGCGCATCGGCGCTGATCAAGGCCGGGGCTGGCGATGTCATGCTCATGACCGACAATCTCTCCATAGGGAGTGGGACGGTGGAGTCCACCGCGGGCGGCGTGCATATCCTGCCCAGGAGTTCCGGGAAAGAGATCGAAATCAACACGGGCGCCTGTACGGCGGGGCGACTGTGCTTGCAGAGCGCGGATATAGACAGCGCCTCCATCGTTGCCGGCGAACTGGCCATGGGTTACGACAACACGGGCAATGCGTCTCCCTTCCCTTCGGTGACCCTCCCCGCATCGGGCAGCATCTATATCAATGATGCGATCAATCGGGGCGCGGGTGATCTGTATCTCATGAGTGGTGGAATCATTTCCCAATTAGGTGCGGCGCCAGGGGCGATCACCGCCGACGCGCTGGGGGCGCGGGGTACTTCGGTTTCCCTGTGGCATTCCACGGGCAATCTGGTCAACACTTTCCTGGCGGAGTCCACCGGTGGATCCATCACCATGTTGAATGGCCAGGCCTTGACTGTCGGTACCGTCACGCCCTTCGGCGATGTCACCCCCATCGGTGGTGTACATGCATACGGTGGCGGCATTACGGTGCAGACCAGCACCGGCAACCTGATCGTGAATGCTCCCATATCCATCCAGGGAACCAATGGGGGGATGCTTAATCTCGTCGCAGGCAATGGGACAACGACCATTGGCGCTGCCTTGACTACCAGTGGCAGTACCCTGGATGGCGGGATCAGCATTTCCGGCAGCGGCGGCGTCAATATCAATTCCAGCGTCACTGCAGATGGCGCAGAAGGTTATGTCAGCGTCAGCAGCTCGGCGGGCAATATCCAGGTGACGGCGCCGGTGTACGCGTCCGGTACCACCGGGTACGCTTCACTTGTCGCTTCTTCCGGGGCGATCACGGTGAACGGCACCTCGGGGCGAGTCGCCGGGGATACCACGGTTACCCTGAACGCGGGCGCGGGCTCGATCAACCTCAGTTCGACTTCCGGTTCGGGTGTCATCCATGGAGTAACGGGTGTCAGCCTGACGGCTACCGGGGCCACCAGCGACATCATTGCCAACCCGTCGTCGAGCCTTGTCCTGGCCGACACCACCACCGGCAACATCAGCTTTCTGGCGGGTAGGGACATCAAGCTTGGCACCAATGCAAACGGCTCCTATGCAGATATTTTCGCCAGCACCAGCGGAACGGTCACCTTGGATGCCGTGCGCGACATCCTGGTAGATAACTTCACTTATGTCTGGTCGGGGAGTGGCAACGTGACATTGGCCGCCGGTCGTGATCTCACCATCCGCTCATCGGTAAACTCGACTCCCTCCTGGGTCTGGGTCAATGGTTCGTCCAATCTGTATCTGACGGCCACGACCGGCAGCATCAGCGTGCCTGCCGTCGGCAGCGGGGAATTTGGCGGGCATGTTTCTACCGGTGCCGGCGGCACGCTGTACGCCACGGCGGCAACGGGCATCTCCCTGACCAACAGCAGCAATGCCGTCTCGAAATTCTCTGCGGATAACGGGAGCGGGAATATTGTCCTGAACAACACGGCGTCGCCCTTGACCGTCATGCAGATAACCAATGACAGCGGCAATGTCACCATCGACAATACCGGAGAGGTGGTTATTGCCGACACCAGTTGCGATTGTTATGACGATATCTATGCCCCCCTGGGAAGTGTTTCCATCACGGCCCACAGCCCCCTGACGCTCAATGCGTTGGCCACCATCTATGGCGGCACCGGTGTGGCCCTGACGGCAGGCAATGACGGACTCCTGACCCTGGCGAGCACCAGCGGCATTACTTCCGGTGGGAGCGTAGTGCTTACCGGTGGCACAGTCAGTAATTCCGCTTCGATCGAGAACACCAGCAGCAATCCCTTGACGCCGACCATTACCCAGACCGCGGCGCCGACGGCGCCCACCCTGGCGCAATGTACCGCGGACCCGACGATTTCCGGCTGCTCGACGGTGCTGCCAAGTCTGACAACCTGTACCACTGCGCCGACTACGGCGGGTTGCAGTGCGGTGCTGCCGACCCTGGCCAGTTGCGAGGCGACGCCGACGCTGGCAGGCTGTTCCGCGGTGCTGCCATCCCTGGCGACCTGTACGACTGCGCCAACCACGGCAGGTTGTACGGCAGTACTACCCACTGTGGAGAGTTGTGCTACGACGCCGACCCTTGCGGGTTGCACGGCGGTGTTGCCGACGGTGGAAAGCTGCACGACGACGCCGACCCTTGCGGGTTGCACGGCGGTGTTGCCGACCTTGGCAAGCTGCACGACGACGCCGACGCTTGCAGGTTGCACAGCGGTGTTGCCGACGGTGGAAAGCTGCACGACGACGCCGACCCTTGCGGGTTGCACGGCGGTGTTGCCGACGGTGGAAAGCTGCACGACGACGCCGACCCTTGCGGGTTGCACGGCGGTGTTGCCGACCTTGGCAAGTTGCGCGACGACGCCGACGCTTGCGGGTTGCACGGCGGTATTGCCGACGGTGGAAAGCTGCACGACGACGCCGACGCTTGCAGGTTGCACGGCGGTGTTGCCGACCTTGGCAAGTTGTACGACGACACCGACCCTGGCGGGTTGCACGGCGGTGTTGCCGACGGTGGCAAGCTGTACGACGACGCCGACGCTTGCGGGTTGCAGCGCGGTGCTGCCGACGTTGGCAAGTTGCGCGGCGACGCCGACCCTGGCGGGTTGTTCCGCGGTGCTGCCAAGTCTGGCGATTTGTACGACTGCGCCGACCACGGCGGGTTGCAGTGCGGTGTTGCCCACCGTGGATAGCTGCGTGACGAATCCGACGCTTGCGGGTTGCAGCGCGGTGCTGCCGACGCTGGCGAGTTGCGCGACGACGCCGACCCTGGCGGGTTGTTCCGTGGTGCTGCCGAGTCTGGACACCTGCACCACCGCGCCGACGACGGCAGGTTGCAGCGCGGTGCTGCCATCCCTGGCAAGTTGCACGGCCAATGCTTCATTGCCTGGCTGCTCCGTGGTGCTGCCGTCATCGGATCAGTCCACCGCTGAACAACTGGCCTGCCTGACGAGTGCCTCCGGTTGCAGTGGAGGTTCTTCGACCGATGGTGGGACCTCGTCGGATGATACCGTCAAGACGGTTGTCAATCAGATCGAACAGGCCGAACAGACGATTACCAAGGAAACCAATATTTCCTCCACCCAGCCCCAGCAACTTGCCAGTACCAGCGGTGGGGGAGGCGGGGCACCGCTGGGGACCAGTAACGGTGGTGGTGGCGGAGAGAAATCCTCCACCAGCAAGGCGGATTCATCCGGCGAAGGCCAGCCTTCCGGCCAGAAGAAGGAAGAGGATAAGGATGACAAGGACAAGAAGAAGTCCGAGCAGACAGGTGGCGCATCCGGCAAAAAACAGGAGAGCAGCAATGCGAAGACCTACTGCAATTAA
- a CDS encoding phenylacetate--CoA ligase family protein: MAEGGAANPRPIEFANALGRHAWPGIATDRGAQLLALQFQLERSQWWTPERIHMRQQSQLALLLQHAASTVPYYREVWQAEGGLSPPVTEFGRLPELSRFQVQEFFAELVSNSPPPAHGGISEQFTSGSLGTPLRFLASELHGFLWHGLTLRDHLWHGRDLQAKLAAIRTKVAETSLPNWGGLLTEAVTTGPCITLNIGNDIDDQAHWLLHHRPAYLITHPSNARALALHFLRGDVGGLDSILEVRVYGESVPADLASLVQRAWGARLSATYSSEECGYIALQCPVSGLYHVQSEHVLVEVLDDDGASCAVGETGRVVVTPLHNFAMPLIRYAIGDYAEVGPVCPCGRGLPTLAKIHGRLRNMLCRPDGQSHWPSFPAEMWLAVAPVRQFRLIQHRLDLIEIRYVMERPLLPDETIRLESALEQHLGHPFRFEWIRVPRLEPSVNHKYEDFVSEIPSG; the protein is encoded by the coding sequence TTGGCTGAAGGGGGAGCAGCGAACCCGCGCCCGATTGAGTTTGCCAATGCCCTGGGTCGCCATGCGTGGCCGGGGATTGCGACCGACCGGGGTGCGCAGTTGCTGGCCCTCCAGTTTCAACTGGAGCGCTCCCAGTGGTGGACGCCGGAGCGCATCCACATGCGGCAGCAGTCCCAGTTGGCCTTGCTGCTGCAACATGCGGCATCCACCGTTCCCTACTATCGAGAAGTCTGGCAAGCCGAAGGAGGCCTATCGCCTCCGGTAACGGAATTTGGAAGGCTGCCAGAGCTGTCCCGTTTCCAGGTGCAGGAATTCTTTGCCGAACTGGTCAGCAACTCACCGCCTCCGGCCCATGGCGGGATCAGTGAGCAATTCACCTCGGGTTCCCTGGGGACACCGCTACGTTTTCTGGCTTCCGAGCTCCATGGATTCCTCTGGCATGGCCTGACCTTGCGCGACCATCTCTGGCATGGCCGCGATCTGCAAGCAAAACTGGCAGCGATCCGTACCAAGGTGGCGGAAACCAGCCTTCCCAACTGGGGTGGCCTGTTGACCGAGGCGGTGACCACCGGTCCCTGCATCACCCTGAACATTGGCAACGATATTGACGATCAGGCCCACTGGCTGCTACACCATCGCCCGGCCTACCTGATCACTCATCCCTCCAACGCCAGGGCCTTGGCCCTGCATTTTCTGCGGGGCGATGTTGGCGGGCTGGACTCCATTCTTGAAGTCAGAGTTTATGGAGAAAGTGTTCCCGCAGATTTGGCCAGCCTGGTTCAGCGGGCCTGGGGTGCCCGACTGAGCGCCACCTACAGTTCCGAAGAGTGCGGCTACATCGCCCTGCAATGTCCGGTGAGCGGGCTCTATCATGTCCAGTCCGAGCATGTCCTGGTTGAGGTGCTGGATGATGATGGGGCTTCCTGTGCCGTGGGTGAGACCGGTCGGGTGGTGGTGACTCCCTTGCACAATTTCGCGATGCCTCTGATTCGCTATGCCATCGGTGACTATGCCGAGGTGGGGCCGGTCTGCCCCTGCGGCCGGGGTCTGCCTACCCTGGCGAAAATCCACGGGCGTTTGCGCAATATGTTGTGCCGACCCGATGGCCAAAGCCACTGGCCCAGCTTCCCCGCCGAAATGTGGCTGGCGGTGGCGCCGGTGCGCCAATTTCGCCTGATTCAGCATCGCCTGGACCTGATCGAAATCCGCTATGTGATGGAGCGTCCCTTGCTGCCCGACGAGACCATCCGGCTGGAGTCGGCCCTGGAACAGCATCTGGGCCATCCCTTCCGGTTCGAATGGATTCGTGTACCCCGACTTGAGCCGTCGGTGAATCACAAGTACGAGGATTTCGTCAGTGAAATCCCGTCAGGCTGA